A stretch of Brassica napus cultivar Da-Ae chromosome C6, Da-Ae, whole genome shotgun sequence DNA encodes these proteins:
- the BNAA07G18970D gene encoding uncharacterized protein BNAA07G18970D yields MKSEQCAQKLQSSTQASSQGEQKINQSLDASPIQDAVSVSAPSNDSRKVSRQDIELVQNLIERCLQLYMNKDEVVKTLLTRARIEPAFTSLVWQKLEEGNADFFRAYYIRLKLKKQIVIFNQLLEHQYHLMKYPPVPPKIPLAPMPNGMHHPMPPVVGMQIGYPVLPHPQMHVQGHPHITAATAMSSCHVVNGVPAPAHLQPLRMSSTNDMVVDDTTVEDETPPQVVPPSSGEMAVSPASVASSGHFPFVDSDMVMETSVLDSEFTADVGADGGEGGGGGAGNSRDASFDQIPWDFSLSDLTADLSNLGDVYVGDLEALGDYTGSPFLPSDSEILLDSPDQEDIEEFFADSMPGPPSLNEEKP; encoded by the exons ATGAAGAGCGAACAG TGCGCACAGAAACTACAATCTTCAACTCAAGCTTCATCCCAAGGTGAAcagaaaatcaaccaatcattaGATGCTTCTCCTATACAAGATGCCGTTTCTGTATCTGCTCCAAGCAATGATAGTAGGAAAGTCTCAAGACAAGATATTGAACTC GTTCAGAATTTGATAGAAAGATGTCTTCAGTTGTACATGAACAAAGATGAGGTGGTGAAGACCCTCTTGACTCGGGCAAGGATAGAACCTGCATTTACTAGCTTGG TTTGGCAGAAACTGGAAGAAGGAAACGCAGACTTTTTCAGGGCTTATTACATAAGGTTGAAGCTGAAGAAGCAAATAGTTATATTCAATCAATTGCTTGAGCACCAGTACCATCTCATGAAGTATCCTCCTGTACCTCCAAAGATTCCTCTCGCACCTATGCCAAACGGAATGCATCATCCCATGCCACCTG TAGTTGGCATGCAAATTGGGTATCCAGTACTACCACATCCTCAGATGCATGTTCAAGGCCATCCCCATATTACTGCTGCAACGGCTATGTCAAGCTGCCATGTTGTTAACGGAGTCCCTGCACCTGCGCATCTCCAGCCATTGAGGATGAGCTCAACGAATGA TATGGTGGTTGATGATACAACGGTGGAAGATGAAACTCCTCCTCAAGTGGTTCCACCAAGCAGTGGTGAGATGGCAGTGAGTCCAGCTTCTGTGGCATCAAGTGGACACTTTCCATTTGTTGATTCAGACATGGTAATGGAGACTTCAGTGCTTGATTCCGAGTTCACGGCTGATGTTGGAGCAGAtggaggagaaggaggaggaggaggagctggGAATTCTAGAGATGCGTCATTTGATCAGATTCCCTGGGATTTTAGCCTTTCTGATCTCACTGCAGATCTGTCAAACTTGGGAG ATGTGTATGTTGGAGATTTAGAAGCGTTAGGAGACTATACAGGCTCACCGTTTCTTCCATCTGACTCAGAGATTTTGCTGGATTCTCCTGACCAAGAGGACATAG AGGAGTTCTTTGCGGATTCTATGCCTGGACCTCCTAGTTTAAACGAAGAGAAGCCTTGA